One Rhodoferax ferrireducens T118 DNA segment encodes these proteins:
- the lpdA gene encoding dihydrolipoyl dehydrogenase codes for MSKQFDVIVIGAGPGGYIAAIRAAQLGKNVACVDEWKNSKGGPALGGTCTNTGCIPSKALLQSSEHFDHASHHFAEHGIEVKGVSMDAAKMVARKDAVVKQNNDGILYLFKKNKVSFFHGRASFVKAVEGGYEIKVAGAAEETLLGQQVIVATGSSARALPGAPFDESQVLSNEGALAMTAVPKKLGLIGSGVIGLEMGSVWRRLGSEVTILEGLPAFLGVVDAQIAKEAHKAFVKQGLKIELGVTVGDVKVGKKGVSVAWTNAKGEAQKLDVDKLIVSIGRVPNTVGLNAEAVGLQLDERGAIVVDGDCKTNLPGVWAVGDVVRGPMLAHKAEEEGVAVAERIAGQHGHVNFNTIPWVIYTSPEIAWVGRTEQQLKADGVAYRAGTFPFLANGRARALGDTTGMVKMLADATTDEILGVHIVGPMASELIAECVVAMEFRASSEDIARICHAHPTLSESTKEAALAVDKRTLNF; via the coding sequence ATGAGCAAGCAATTTGACGTGATCGTGATTGGTGCTGGCCCCGGCGGCTATATCGCTGCCATTCGTGCCGCCCAACTCGGCAAAAACGTGGCCTGTGTGGATGAGTGGAAAAACAGCAAGGGCGGCCCGGCGCTGGGCGGCACCTGCACCAACACGGGCTGTATTCCGTCCAAGGCCCTGCTGCAGTCGTCGGAGCATTTCGACCATGCCAGCCATCACTTTGCCGAGCACGGCATCGAGGTCAAAGGCGTGAGCATGGATGCGGCCAAGATGGTGGCACGCAAGGATGCCGTGGTGAAGCAAAACAACGATGGCATCCTGTACCTGTTCAAAAAGAACAAGGTCAGCTTCTTCCATGGCCGCGCCTCGTTTGTGAAAGCAGTGGAGGGCGGCTACGAAATCAAGGTGGCAGGCGCTGCCGAAGAAACGCTGCTGGGCCAGCAAGTCATTGTGGCCACGGGTTCTAGCGCCCGCGCGCTGCCGGGTGCGCCGTTCGACGAGAGCCAGGTCCTGTCCAACGAAGGCGCTTTGGCCATGACGGCCGTGCCGAAGAAGCTGGGTTTGATTGGCTCGGGTGTGATCGGCCTGGAGATGGGCTCGGTCTGGCGTCGTTTGGGTTCTGAAGTGACCATTCTGGAAGGTCTGCCGGCTTTCCTGGGCGTGGTCGACGCGCAGATTGCCAAGGAAGCGCACAAAGCCTTTGTCAAGCAGGGTCTCAAGATCGAGCTGGGCGTGACGGTTGGCGACGTCAAGGTCGGCAAAAAAGGTGTCAGCGTCGCCTGGACCAACGCCAAGGGTGAGGCTCAAAAACTGGACGTGGACAAGTTGATTGTGTCAATTGGCCGGGTGCCAAATACCGTCGGCTTGAACGCCGAAGCCGTCGGCCTGCAACTCGACGAGCGCGGCGCGATTGTGGTGGACGGTGACTGCAAAACCAACCTGCCCGGCGTGTGGGCAGTCGGTGACGTGGTGCGTGGCCCGATGCTGGCGCACAAGGCGGAAGAAGAAGGCGTTGCGGTGGCCGAGCGCATCGCGGGCCAGCATGGGCATGTCAACTTCAACACCATTCCGTGGGTGATTTACACCAGCCCGGAGATTGCCTGGGTGGGACGCACCGAGCAGCAACTCAAGGCCGACGGCGTGGCCTACAGAGCGGGTACCTTCCCGTTCTTGGCCAATGGCCGTGCCCGCGCTCTGGGGGACACCACCGGCATGGTCAAAATGCTGGCCGATGCCACCACGGATGAAATTTTGGGCGTACACATTGTCGGCCCCATGGCCAGCGAGTTGATTGCCGAATGTGTGGTGGCGATGGAATTCCGCGCCAGCAGCGAGGACATTGCACGCATTTGCCACGCCCACCCGACTTTGAGCGAGTCCACCAAGGAAGCGGCGCTGGCGGTGGACAAACGCACACTGAATTTCTAA
- the zapE gene encoding cell division protein ZapE: protein MTVRQAYKAEIAARGYTADPAQWRAVEALGRCAREWTAFREQRSNSLKKLINRPAIPRGVYLYGGVGRGKSFLMDCFFGAVPLKRKTRLHFHEFMREVHRELAELTGTANPLDVLARRMAKKYRLICFDEFHIADITDAMILHRLLAALFSNGVGFVTTSNFKPDDLYPNGLHRGRILPAIALLKQQLEVVNVDNGVDYRRLMLEQLDCYHVPLGAPADAAMRDAFERLAETQDEQPVLQIEARQIHARRKAGGLVWFDFKTLCGGPRSQNDYLEIASRFHTVLLSDVPQMPPRMASEARRFTWLVDVLYDRRVKLIMSAAVPPQELYLEGPLLHEFPRTVSRLNEMQSAEFLALERRLVDTCLT, encoded by the coding sequence GTGACTGTCAGACAAGCCTATAAAGCCGAGATTGCCGCCCGTGGCTACACCGCTGACCCAGCGCAGTGGCGCGCCGTGGAGGCATTGGGGCGCTGTGCCCGTGAGTGGACTGCTTTTCGGGAGCAGCGCTCCAATTCCCTCAAGAAGCTGATCAACCGCCCCGCCATTCCGCGCGGCGTTTACCTGTACGGCGGGGTCGGGCGGGGCAAGAGTTTTCTGATGGACTGCTTTTTTGGCGCGGTGCCGCTCAAGCGCAAGACGCGGCTGCATTTTCACGAGTTCATGCGGGAAGTGCATCGTGAGCTCGCCGAGCTGACCGGCACGGCCAATCCTCTGGATGTGCTGGCCCGGCGCATGGCGAAAAAATACCGGCTGATTTGCTTTGATGAGTTTCACATTGCCGACATCACGGATGCCATGATCCTGCACCGGCTGCTGGCGGCCTTGTTCAGCAACGGTGTCGGATTTGTGACGACCTCAAATTTCAAGCCGGACGATCTGTACCCCAATGGTCTGCACCGCGGCCGCATTCTGCCCGCGATTGCCTTGCTCAAACAGCAACTTGAAGTCGTCAATGTGGACAACGGCGTTGATTACCGTCGCCTGATGCTGGAGCAACTCGATTGCTACCATGTGCCCCTGGGTGCGCCAGCGGATGCGGCCATGCGTGATGCCTTTGAGCGCTTGGCGGAAACGCAGGACGAACAACCCGTGCTGCAAATTGAGGCCCGGCAAATTCACGCGCGGCGCAAGGCGGGAGGACTGGTCTGGTTTGACTTCAAGACTTTGTGCGGTGGGCCTCGCTCACAGAACGACTATTTGGAGATTGCCAGCCGGTTTCACACCGTTTTATTGAGTGACGTTCCCCAGATGCCGCCTCGCATGGCGTCGGAGGCGCGGCGTTTTACCTGGCTGGTGGATGTGCTGTATGACCGACGGGTCAAGCTGATCATGTCAGCGGCGGTACCGCCGCAAGAGTTGTATTTGGAGGGGCCGCTGCTGCATGAATTTCCGCGCACGGTGTCGCGCTTGAACGAAATGCAATCGGCTGAGTTTTTGGCGCTGGAGCGTCGTCTGGTCGACACCTGTTTGACGTAA
- the odhB gene encoding 2-oxoglutarate dehydrogenase complex dihydrolipoyllysine-residue succinyltransferase, with protein sequence MAIVEVKVPQLSESVAEATMLQWKKKVGDAVAVDEILIDIETDKVVLEVPAPSAGVIVEILVADGGTVAAEQVIARIDTEAKAGAAVAPAAAQAAVAAPVATASAAVVGGGAMAGVPMPAAAKLMADNQLAAGSVAGTGKDGRVTKGDVLSAVAAASAPKAAAVAAMPARAVATLLPQVAAPAVNLGERPEQRVPMSRLRARVAERLLQSQSTNAILTTFNEINMAPVMDMRKRMQERFEKEHGVKLGFMSFFVKAAVHALKKFPMLNASVDGTDIVYHGFFDIGIAVGSPRGLVVPILRNADQMSFADIEKKIAEYGAKARDGKLGMEEMTGGTFSISNGGTFGSMLSTPIINPPQSAILGVHATKDRAVVENGQVVVRPMNYFAMSYDHRIIDGREAVLGLVAMKEALEDPARLLFDI encoded by the coding sequence ATGGCTATCGTAGAAGTGAAAGTCCCGCAACTGTCGGAATCCGTGGCTGAGGCCACCATGTTGCAGTGGAAGAAGAAGGTCGGTGACGCTGTCGCCGTGGATGAAATCCTGATCGACATCGAAACCGACAAAGTGGTGCTGGAAGTTCCCGCCCCGTCGGCTGGTGTGATTGTTGAGATTCTGGTCGCTGACGGTGGCACCGTGGCGGCCGAGCAGGTGATTGCCCGCATCGACACCGAAGCCAAGGCTGGTGCGGCGGTTGCGCCTGCGGCGGCTCAAGCTGCCGTGGCCGCGCCAGTCGCCACGGCGTCGGCAGCAGTGGTGGGCGGCGGTGCGATGGCCGGTGTGCCGATGCCAGCGGCGGCCAAGCTGATGGCGGATAACCAGCTGGCCGCAGGCTCCGTGGCAGGCACAGGTAAAGATGGCCGCGTCACCAAGGGTGATGTGTTGAGCGCTGTTGCGGCTGCTTCTGCGCCTAAAGCAGCAGCCGTTGCCGCAATGCCAGCAAGGGCTGTAGCGACTTTACTGCCTCAGGTCGCAGCACCGGCTGTCAATCTGGGCGAACGCCCGGAGCAGCGCGTGCCCATGAGTCGCCTGCGCGCCCGTGTCGCCGAGCGGCTATTGCAATCGCAATCCACCAATGCCATTTTGACCACGTTCAACGAGATCAACATGGCGCCGGTGATGGACATGCGCAAGCGCATGCAGGAGCGGTTTGAGAAAGAGCATGGCGTGAAGCTGGGCTTCATGAGTTTCTTCGTCAAGGCGGCGGTGCATGCCCTCAAGAAGTTCCCGATGCTCAATGCGTCGGTGGATGGCACCGACATCGTCTATCACGGCTTTTTTGATATTGGTATCGCTGTGGGCTCACCGCGCGGTTTGGTAGTGCCGATTTTGCGCAATGCCGACCAGATGAGCTTTGCCGACATTGAGAAGAAGATCGCCGAATACGGTGCCAAAGCCCGTGACGGCAAGCTGGGCATGGAAGAAATGACCGGTGGCACGTTCTCGATCAGCAATGGTGGCACCTTTGGCTCCATGCTGTCCACTCCCATCATCAATCCGCCGCAGTCGGCCATTTTGGGGGTTCACGCGACCAAAGACCGCGCCGTGGTGGAAAACGGTCAAGTGGTGGTGCGCCCCATGAACTACTTCGCCATGAGCTACGACCACCGCATCATCGACGGCCGCGAAGCCGTGCTGGGCCTGGTGGCGATGAAGGAAGCGCTGGAAGACCCGGCGCGCCTGTTGTTCGACATCTAA
- a CDS encoding PP2C family protein-serine/threonine phosphatase has protein sequence MPKGYRLTASTGIHKGDRDYQQDQVVLLRHARVSGCVLAVLADGMGGRSGGRKASDQVMMTARQLFERYAPETDDAVVALTQLVQEAHTVIRLTAVSSEEEPHSTVAAFLINPGGDCYWAHAGDSRIYHYRGNKLIKRTLDHSYVQALVDRGELTEEQANAHPQSNILLGCLGTENDPPVSTHFIPQLHAGDILMACSDGIWHYFTSDEIGSVLATLSAREATEFLIEKARSRGHGSGDNLSLVVVKLEPLGT, from the coding sequence ATGCCTAAAGGCTACCGTCTCACCGCATCAACCGGCATCCACAAGGGTGACCGCGATTATCAGCAAGACCAGGTTGTATTGCTGCGCCACGCGCGGGTCAGTGGCTGTGTGCTGGCCGTACTTGCAGACGGCATGGGCGGACGCAGCGGCGGACGCAAGGCCTCCGATCAGGTCATGATGACGGCCCGGCAACTGTTTGAGCGCTACGCGCCCGAAACCGACGATGCCGTGGTCGCGTTGACACAACTAGTACAGGAGGCCCATACGGTCATCAGACTGACCGCTGTTTCATCGGAAGAAGAACCCCACAGCACGGTGGCGGCTTTTTTGATCAATCCCGGCGGTGACTGCTACTGGGCGCACGCCGGCGATTCAAGAATTTATCACTACCGTGGCAACAAGCTGATCAAGCGCACCCTGGATCATTCCTACGTTCAGGCGCTGGTCGATCGGGGTGAACTCACCGAAGAGCAGGCCAACGCACATCCGCAATCCAATATTCTTCTGGGTTGTCTGGGAACCGAAAACGATCCACCGGTCAGCACGCATTTCATTCCCCAACTGCACGCGGGGGACATCCTGATGGCTTGCAGTGATGGCATCTGGCACTACTTCACGAGTGATGAAATCGGATCGGTTCTCGCCACCCTGTCCGCCAGGGAAGCCACCGAGTTTTTGATCGAAAAAGCGCGCTCCCGTGGCCATGGCAGCGGCGACAACCTGTCATTGGTGGTGGTCAAGCTCGAACCGTTGGGAACCTGA
- a CDS encoding ATP-dependent DNA helicase: protein MNLQNLTRETFAPGGLLSRMVEEFTPRVGQTDMAVAVARTIEDGGVLVVEAGTGIGKTFSYLVPALLSGTRVLLSTATKTLQDQLFGRDLPRLMKALSLPVRTALLKGRGSYLCLHRLAVARQDADPSDRVLGRTLAKIEAWAQLTRSGDLAELPGLDERSPAIAVVTSTRDNCLGSQCPEFRDCHVNQARREALAADVVVINHHLFFADLAIRESGMAELLPSVQTVIFDEAHQLNETGVQFLGQQLTTGQLLDFVRDLLFHGLQHARGLQDWQTLAFDAEHAARDLRLVVGQASPGAKLRWVGAAPDQVDESAWHDALGALQAACARVMLALDTVSAVAPDLMRLRERASVFIERLAFFSDDCASESVRWLDVGVQLRLVESPLDIANAVQTRLIKSTAADASQRAWIFTSATLGADAQLRWFTEPCGLADAEILKIDSPFNYAEQAALYVPRHLPRPSDPGHSAQVAEFVARAACVIGGRTLVLTTTLRALQAVSESLQRHFAESRSLEILVQGQQPKRELMQRFRQGDQGDRQGCILVASASFWEGVDVPGDALQMVVIDKLPFAPPTDPLVEARSRRLVAAGRSVFKDYALPEAAIALKQGAGRLIRRESDRGILVVCDTRLALMGYGKKLLSALPSMRQISSEEELTEVLQALTRPSTRDQCSF from the coding sequence ATGAATTTGCAAAATCTGACGCGTGAGACCTTTGCCCCCGGCGGCTTGTTGTCGCGCATGGTCGAAGAGTTCACACCCAGAGTGGGCCAAACCGACATGGCCGTGGCGGTTGCGCGAACGATCGAGGACGGCGGGGTGCTGGTGGTCGAGGCGGGCACTGGCATTGGCAAGACGTTCTCGTACCTGGTTCCTGCCCTATTGAGTGGCACGCGGGTGCTGCTGTCGACCGCCACCAAGACATTGCAGGATCAATTGTTTGGTCGCGATCTTCCGCGTTTGATGAAAGCCTTGAGTTTGCCAGTCCGTACCGCCTTGCTGAAAGGCCGGGGCAGCTATTTGTGTTTGCATCGCCTGGCCGTGGCCCGGCAGGACGCCGATCCTTCTGATCGTGTGCTAGGGCGGACTCTGGCCAAAATCGAAGCTTGGGCGCAGCTTACCCGCAGTGGTGACTTGGCTGAGTTGCCGGGTCTGGATGAACGCTCTCCCGCGATTGCGGTGGTGACGTCAACAAGGGACAACTGTCTGGGCTCGCAATGCCCCGAGTTTCGGGACTGTCATGTCAATCAGGCTCGGCGCGAAGCTCTGGCCGCCGATGTGGTTGTCATCAACCACCATTTATTTTTTGCTGATTTGGCGATTCGCGAGTCGGGTATGGCGGAGTTGCTGCCGTCTGTGCAAACGGTTATTTTTGATGAAGCGCATCAACTCAATGAAACTGGCGTGCAGTTTCTGGGTCAGCAATTGACCACCGGGCAGCTATTGGATTTTGTTCGCGATCTGCTGTTTCATGGCCTGCAGCATGCGCGAGGGTTGCAGGACTGGCAGACCCTGGCATTCGATGCCGAGCACGCCGCGCGCGATCTGCGACTGGTCGTGGGCCAGGCCAGCCCAGGTGCCAAACTGCGCTGGGTCGGGGCGGCACCGGATCAAGTGGATGAGTCGGCCTGGCATGATGCTCTTGGCGCTCTGCAGGCGGCGTGTGCCCGGGTGATGCTGGCCCTCGATACCGTCAGCGCCGTCGCGCCGGATCTCATGCGTTTGCGTGAAAGAGCGAGCGTTTTTATCGAGAGGCTTGCTTTTTTCTCAGACGACTGTGCGTCTGAATCGGTGCGCTGGCTCGATGTTGGCGTGCAACTCAGGCTGGTCGAGTCACCCTTGGATATTGCGAACGCGGTTCAGACGCGACTGATCAAGTCAACTGCAGCGGATGCTTCACAACGCGCCTGGATATTTACCTCCGCAACCTTGGGTGCAGACGCCCAGTTGCGCTGGTTTACCGAGCCCTGCGGTTTAGCCGATGCTGAAATTCTGAAAATTGACAGCCCATTCAACTATGCCGAGCAGGCGGCCCTGTATGTGCCGCGGCATTTGCCCAGGCCTAGCGATCCGGGGCACAGTGCGCAAGTGGCCGAATTTGTGGCTCGGGCGGCGTGTGTGATCGGTGGGCGCACGCTGGTCCTGACAACAACCCTGCGTGCACTGCAAGCCGTGAGCGAGTCATTGCAGCGCCATTTTGCCGAATCAAGATCTCTGGAAATACTGGTGCAGGGACAACAGCCGAAACGCGAATTGATGCAGCGCTTTCGCCAGGGTGACCAGGGCGACAGGCAAGGTTGCATTCTGGTGGCGTCAGCGTCTTTTTGGGAAGGTGTGGATGTGCCCGGCGACGCGTTACAGATGGTGGTCATTGACAAGCTTCCTTTTGCACCGCCCACCGATCCACTGGTGGAGGCGCGCTCCAGACGGCTGGTGGCCGCTGGTCGCAGCGTGTTTAAAGACTATGCTTTGCCCGAGGCGGCTATCGCCCTCAAGCAAGGTGCGGGTCGCCTGATTCGACGCGAGTCTGATCGTGGTATTTTGGTGGTGTGTGATACCCGCCTGGCTCTCATGGGCTACGGAAAGAAGCTGCTGTCAGCCCTGCCGTCGATGAGGCAAATCAGTTCAGAAGAAGAGCTGACCGAGGTGCTCCAGGCGCTTACCAGACCTTCCACCAGGGATCAGTGTTCGTTTTAA